From Nitrospinota bacterium:
TCATCATCCCAGCCTATAATGAAGAGAAAAATATAGGTGCAGTTCTGGATGGCATCAAGAAGCAATATCCAGGGTTCCCCATATTAGTGATTAACGACGGTTCTTCTGATAATACTGAAAAAGTAGCCCGTGAACATAACGCTGAGGTTATTTCCCTACCCTTTAACTCAGGGTATGGAATAGCATTGCAAACAGGTTTTTTATATGCCGTCAAGAATGATTATTCTATCGTCGTACAAATGGATTCAGATGGCCAGCATGATCCAGCAAACATTAAAGACCTGATAGAAGAAGTTCAAAAAGAAAACTGTGATGTCGTGATCGGTTCCCGGTTTTTAAGTAAAGACTCTTACAAATCATCTCTGCTTCGTTCTGTTGGAATGTTATTATTTGGCAGTATTGCGTCTTTTCTATGCAGACAAAAAGTTACCGATCCCACTTCAGGTTTTCAGGCCCTGAAAGGGAAAGCTATCCATTTCGCAGCCAGCGATAATTACCCTCCGGACTATCCGGATGCAGACTTTATTATTTTGCTGAATCGTTGTGGATTTAAAGTTAAAGAAATTCCGGTAACCATGCATGCAAGTCCTGAAAAAGAGTCCATGCATCATGGACACAAAACAATTTATTATGTTTTCAAAATGTTCCTTTCAATTTTTGTAACCCTGCTAAGAAAATCGACAAAGAGGTAAGCCCATGCCCCCTAGAATTCAGGTAATCTCCATCTTGATATGTATTTTCCTGGTCGCCTATGTATTTGAGCTTGTAAGAAGAAAGCATTTGAGCGAAGAATACTCAATGGGATGGCTGGTCACGGGAACCGTAATGCTGATTCTTTCAATTTCTGAGGATGCCATTCGCTGGGTTTCAGGTCTCGTTGGAGCCACCTTATTCACTTCAACACTGTTTTTTTTCGGGCTTTTATTCCTCATGATCATATGCCTGCATTTTTCTATCCGTATTTCAGCCTTAACTCAGCAAGTGAGGACCCTGACCCAACACGTCGGAATTCTGGATCATGAAAAAAAAGCACTGGAAAAAAGAATCCATCAATCTCCCTGGCAAACTGGAACGTCTAACCTGGAGCAGATTTGAAAATCTTACGCACTATAGAAACTTTTTTTCCTTATATCAGCGGCCCGGCAAACCAAGCTTTTCAATTATCTGAACACCTCGAGGAAAAAGGGATCTCCTCACCAGTTTTAACAACCTATGCAGATGTTTCTCCTGATCTACCTGAAAGGGAAAATATAGGCAGGGTATCTGTACATCGATTTAAATCTCAATTAAAAATAATGCGCTACATCATTAGCGCAGGAATGATTTCACATCTGAAAAGTTTTGACATTTTACACAGCCACAATTATCGGAATTTTCAGACCGACAGCGGTTTTTTTTTGCGCTTTTAAAAAATAAACCATTTGTCTTAAATACTCACGGTTCTCTTCTTGGTTTCAAAAATTACCTCCCTTCTTTTTACCAGAGGCTACCCTACCATGCTTACGACTTGTTAACCCTGAAAAGCTCTGCAAAAAGAGCCCAGGCTATTATTGTTTCCTCAAAGCTGGAATACGAAGATGCCTTGGAGTTTGGAATCTCAAAAAACAAAATTCATGTCATTCCCATGGGTATCGAGGTAGATGACACTGAAAAAAAGGAGAGTGAGGTTCTTCAACTCCTGTTTGTTGGCAGAATAGCACGAGTCCGTCGTCTGGAACTTTTATTGCAGGCTGTCCATCATTTAAATTTCCCCTTCCACCTGATAATCGCAGGAGGAGAGGAAAAGACCAGCAGTGTCACCAAGTCCGGTTACCTGAATGAACTACAGGCCCTCACTCAGAAACTCAACTTGCAAAACAAGGTCACTTTTACAGGAAGAAAATCACAGGAAGAACTTAAAGATTATTACAGGAAGGCAGACATCTTTATTTACCCGTCCAAATACGAAAATTTTGGACAACCTCTCATTGAGGCCGGAGCTCATGGACTGCCTATTATCGCGACACGAGTCGGAGTGGCAAGAGATATTGTCATTGATGGCGAAACCGGTTATTTGACAACTGATGATCCTAAATCAATAAGTGATCGAATTATTTCATTACAGGATAAAAATATCAGACAAGAAATGGGAACTAAAATTAAAAGTCATATCAGGAAGAATTTTGATTGGGAATCTATTATGGATCAATATCTCAGCATTTATAATTCTTTCTAATCATTTCAGTCAACATCTGTCTATTTTCTTACCAAACAATATGCGGCGATACCTTCCTCAAGCTTTCTGGGTGAAAAGGATATCAATGACGAAGCTTTGCTGATATCCCTATCCTTACTGCACAATAACCTGGGAACCTGATCGGGAACCAATACTTTCACTCCCAAACCCGCCAATACTTCCGAACCAAGCCTTACAAATCCCACCGGCAGGCGAAGTTTGGACCTGCTTACGCCAAAACATTTTGAAGTTCGATCCACCAATTCATCAAGGGTCATTTCTTCAGGTCCGGCCAAAAGAATTGTTTCGTTTTCAAGTTTTTCATCGAGAAGTGATTGTTTAATAGCGGACACCAAATCATCAATATATACAGGACTGAACCTGGCCTGCCCTGTACCTAATACAGGCACCAAAGGGTATTTCCTGATCCATTGGATTAAACGGTTGATAGCATCGCCCGACCCCTGCCCATAGACTTCTGAAGGACGTAGAATAAGCCACTGCAACCCTGACTCCCTGACACATTGTTCCGCCTTTAGTTTACTACGCGAATACCCTCCGCCCTCCTCGCATGCGGCACGCGAACTAAGAAAAATTATTTTCTTTACTCCTGCCAGCTTACATGCGTCTAACAGGTTTTGCGTGCCCTCAACATTTATTCTGAAATACTCTGATTCCCGCACACTACGAGTCAACGCGGCCATATGAACTACTGCATCAATACCTTCAACCGCCTTGACCAGCGATTCAGGATTTCTAAGGTCTGCTTTCCTTATTTCACACCCGGTTATATTCACCAGAGAGCGATGAACCATTGCAGTGACATTCACACCAGAACATTTGGACAAGCTTCTGATGAGAGTTGATCCGATTCGGCTTGATGCTCCCGTTAAAAGAATATTCATTGTCCTTTATTCGGGCGTTCTACTTTTTTCCCATAAAAATAAATCATTGATGCAAGGCGATGGGAACTGTTGTATTTATTCAACAAAAGACGATCGATAATTTTGAAGGGCTTCAAAAAAGGGAGCAAGATAAGGTAAACGATCTGGTACAACTTGTCAGAATTAAAAGACAAAAGAATAGACAACCAGCCGTGTAAAGCTTCTACAAGTGTGGCAGTTGGTCCTCCGAGGACCCCGACACGGATCGGGACAAATTCTCTCGTCA
This genomic window contains:
- a CDS encoding glycosyltransferase family 2 protein; translated protein: IIPAYNEEKNIGAVLDGIKKQYPGFPILVINDGSSDNTEKVAREHNAEVISLPFNSGYGIALQTGFLYAVKNDYSIVVQMDSDGQHDPANIKDLIEEVQKENCDVVIGSRFLSKDSYKSSLLRSVGMLLFGSIASFLCRQKVTDPTSGFQALKGKAIHFAASDNYPPDYPDADFIILLNRCGFKVKEIPVTMHASPEKESMHHGHKTIYYVFKMFLSIFVTLLRKSTKR
- a CDS encoding DUF2304 domain-containing protein encodes the protein MPPRIQVISILICIFLVAYVFELVRRKHLSEEYSMGWLVTGTVMLILSISEDAIRWVSGLVGATLFTSTLFFFGLLFLMIICLHFSIRISALTQQVRTLTQHVGILDHEKKALEKRIHQSPWQTGTSNLEQI
- a CDS encoding glycosyltransferase family 4 protein, producing the protein MLTLKSSAKRAQAIIVSSKLEYEDALEFGISKNKIHVIPMGIEVDDTEKKESEVLQLLFVGRIARVRRLELLLQAVHHLNFPFHLIIAGGEEKTSSVTKSGYLNELQALTQKLNLQNKVTFTGRKSQEELKDYYRKADIFIYPSKYENFGQPLIEAGAHGLPIIATRVGVARDIVIDGETGYLTTDDPKSISDRIISLQDKNIRQEMGTKIKSHIRKNFDWESIMDQYLSIYNSF
- a CDS encoding NAD-dependent epimerase/dehydratase family protein; this encodes MNILLTGASSRIGSTLIRSLSKCSGVNVTAMVHRSLVNITGCEIRKADLRNPESLVKAVEGIDAVVHMAALTRSVRESEYFRINVEGTQNLLDACKLAGVKKIIFLSSRAACEEGGGYSRSKLKAEQCVRESGLQWLILRPSEVYGQGSGDAINRLIQWIRKYPLVPVLGTGQARFSPVYIDDLVSAIKQSLLDEKLENETILLAGPEEMTLDELVDRTSKCFGVSRSKLRLPVGFVRLGSEVLAGLGVKVLVPDQVPRLLCSKDRDISKASSLISFSPRKLEEGIAAYCLVRK